The following coding sequences lie in one Glycine max cultivar Williams 82 chromosome 19, Glycine_max_v4.0, whole genome shotgun sequence genomic window:
- the LOC100818388 gene encoding F-box protein SKIP24 isoform X1 produces MCWLLLPDELWRRILEIGIESNGFSYKDLCCVSISCRRLHRLSSEEPLWNRLLFSDYPQSQSHPSSSSSSSSSKSLYRLRFERDKERRIAAHRRAVLRKESQVAEHSRRLKDMKTRLAQETTKATQTAQDLSNLRRLRQAFVALNVWQPEVVRGRQKQMVEQSVVPAECRIHALEMEFKLCKQQILGLEKSYKDEKRRLDTAKEELASMKYHPVQEHKPTSGGENEHVKRKKLKICNSYVALDDEQCSRQMNFAGLSSIETGNLFLP; encoded by the exons ATGTGTTGGCTTCTTCTCCCCGACGAACTGTGGAGGCGAATTCTGGAGATCGGAATCGAGAGCAACGGTTTCAGTTACAAGGATCTCTGCTGCGTCTCAATCTCATGCCGCCGCCTTCATCGCCTCTCCTCGGAAGAACCTCTTTGGAACCGTCTTCTCTTCTCTGACTATCCCCAATCCCAATCtcacccttcttcttcttcttcttcttcttcttctaaatcTCTTTACAGATTAAG gtttgagagagacaaggagAGGAGAATAGCTGCTCATAGGAGGGCTGTGCTGAGAAAGGAAAGCCAGGTTGCCGAACATTCCAGAAGGCTCAAAGATATGAAGACACGTCTCGCTCAAGAAACCACCAAAGCCACGCAAACTGCTCAAGACTTGTCCAATTTGCGCAGGCTCAG ACAAGCCTTTGTAGCTTTGAATGTGTGGCAACCAGAGGTTGTCCGGGGTAGGCAAAAACAAATGGTAGAGCAAAGTGTTGTGCCTGCTGAATGTCGGATACATGCGCTTGAGATGGAATTCAAGCTTTGTAAGCAACAGATTCTGGGATTGGAGAAGTCCTAT AAAGATGAAAAGCGCAGACTTGATACTGCAAAAGAAGAGTTGGCATCTATGAAGTATCACCCTGTACAGGAGCATAAGCCCACAAGTGGAGGGGAGAATGAACATGTCAAGCGGAAGAAGTTGAAAATATGCAATAGCT ACGTTGCATTGGATGATGAGCAATGTTCTAGACAGATGAATTTTGCTGGTCTTTCTTCCATTGAAACTGGGAATTTGTTTCTGCCATGA
- the LOC100818388 gene encoding F-box protein SKIP24 isoform X2 → MCWLLLPDELWRRILEIGIESNGFSYKDLCCVSISCRRLHRLSSEEPLWNRLLFSDYPQSQSHPSSSSSSSSSKSLYRLRFERDKERRIAAHRRAVLRKESQVAEHSRRLKDMKTRLAQETTKATQTAQDLSNLRRLRQAFVALNVWQPEVVRGRQKQMVEQSVVPAECRIHALEMEFKLCKQQILGLEKSYKDEKRRLDTAKEELASMKYHPVQEHKPTSGGENEHVKRKKLKICNS, encoded by the exons ATGTGTTGGCTTCTTCTCCCCGACGAACTGTGGAGGCGAATTCTGGAGATCGGAATCGAGAGCAACGGTTTCAGTTACAAGGATCTCTGCTGCGTCTCAATCTCATGCCGCCGCCTTCATCGCCTCTCCTCGGAAGAACCTCTTTGGAACCGTCTTCTCTTCTCTGACTATCCCCAATCCCAATCtcacccttcttcttcttcttcttcttcttcttctaaatcTCTTTACAGATTAAG gtttgagagagacaaggagAGGAGAATAGCTGCTCATAGGAGGGCTGTGCTGAGAAAGGAAAGCCAGGTTGCCGAACATTCCAGAAGGCTCAAAGATATGAAGACACGTCTCGCTCAAGAAACCACCAAAGCCACGCAAACTGCTCAAGACTTGTCCAATTTGCGCAGGCTCAG ACAAGCCTTTGTAGCTTTGAATGTGTGGCAACCAGAGGTTGTCCGGGGTAGGCAAAAACAAATGGTAGAGCAAAGTGTTGTGCCTGCTGAATGTCGGATACATGCGCTTGAGATGGAATTCAAGCTTTGTAAGCAACAGATTCTGGGATTGGAGAAGTCCTAT AAAGATGAAAAGCGCAGACTTGATACTGCAAAAGAAGAGTTGGCATCTATGAAGTATCACCCTGTACAGGAGCATAAGCCCACAAGTGGAGGGGAGAATGAACATGTCAAGCGGAAGAAGTTGAAAATATGCAATAGCT GA
- the LOC100819461 gene encoding presenilin-like protein At1g08700, with product MESSVLEWLGVEIIGVMSPVSICMFLVVLLVYSLSSPSTTATTIATAANLVYAENPSDTAAQKLEGAVLNAVVFIVFIALATFLLVLLYYYNCTAFLLHYTRFSTFFVLAAMGGSILLSLLERFSVPLDAVTSFLLLFNFAVVGVLSVFAGGGLPILLRQCYTVCLGIIVAAWFTKLPEWTTWTVLVALALYDLVAVLAPGGPLKLLVELESSRNEELPALVYEARPTVNTRNHAAAVGFIVAGVSDSETSRIELQVVSRVNSNNNNNLSSNNDNGENGINDEWERSPLVGGMRFGEVVVDEGMSPLVEMSGVGENEEEGEGVRRKIGERGIKFGLGDFVFYSVLVGRAAMYDLMTVYACYLAIISGLGCTLILLSMCRKALPALPISIALGVLFYFLTRLLMEPFIVGTATNLMMF from the coding sequence ATGGAATCGAGCGTTCTGGAATGGCTGGGCGTGGAGATAATTGGCGTGATGAGCCCCGTCTCGATCTGCATGTTCCTTGTGGTCCTACTGGTGTACTCCCTCTCCTCGCCGTccaccaccgccaccaccaTCGCCACCGCCGCCAACCTCGTCTACGCTGAGAACCCCTCCGACACCGCCGCGCAGAAGCTCGAGGGCGCGGTCCTCAACGCCGTCGTCTTCATCGTCTTCATCGCGCTCGCAACCTTCCTCCTCGTCCTCCTCTACTACTACAACTGCACCGCCTTCCTCCTCCACTACACGCGCTTCTCCACCTTCTTCGTCCTCGCCGCCATGGGCGGATCCATCCTCCTCTCCCTCCTGGAACGCTTCTCCGTCCCCCTCGACGCCGTCACCTCCTTTCTCCTCCTCTTCAACTTCGCCGTCGTCGGAGTCCTCTCCGTCTTTGCCGGCGGCGGCCTCCCGATCCTGCTCCGCCAGTGCTACACGGTCTGCCTCGGCATCATCGTTGCCGCGTGGTTCACCAAGCTTCCCGAGTGGACCACGTGGACGGTCCTCGTCGCGCTCGCGCTCTACGACCTGGTAGCCGTCCTCGCTCCCGGCGGCCCGCTCAAGCTCCTCGTCGAATTGGAGTCGAGCCGCAACGAGGAGCTCCCGGCGCTGGTCTACGAGGCACGGCCGACGGTGAATACGCGAAACCACGCCGCGGCGGTTGGGTTTATCGTCGCCGGGGTTTCGGATTCCGAAACTTCCAGAATTGAGCTTCAGGTAGTGTCTAGggttaatagtaataataataacaatttgagTAGTAACAATGATAATGGGGAGAATGGGATTAACGATGAATGGGAAAGGTCGCCGTTGGTTGGTGGAATGAGATttggtgaggttgttgttgatgaGGGAATGTCGCCACTTGTTGAGATGAGTGGTGTGGGGGAAAATGAGGAGGAAGGGGAAGGGGTGAGGAGGAAGATTGGTGAAAGAGGGATTAAGTTTGGACTTGGGGACTTTGTTTTCTACAGTGTTCTTGTGGGTAGAGCGGCTATGTATGATTTGATGACTGTGTATGCGTGCTACCTCGCCATTATTTCGGGGCTTGGCTGCACGCTCATTTTGTTGTCCATGTGCCGGAAGGCTCTGCCAGCCCTTCCGATTTCGATCGCATTGGGGGTTCTGTTCTACTTTTTGACAAGGCTGCTCATGGAGCCCTTCATTGTTGGGACTGCGACCAATTTGATGATGTTTTGA
- the LOC100819985 gene encoding GDSL esterase/lipase At3g26430: protein MNMNMNMNMNTKSRLITLWVVLYFCSITNSLAASKQCHFPAIFNFGDSNSDTGGLSAAFGQAGPPHGESYFHHPAGRYCDGRLIVDFLAKKLGLPYLSAFLDSVGSNYSHGANFATAGSTIRPQNTTLHQTGGFSPFSLDVQFNQFSDFQRRTQFFHNKGGVYKTLLPKAEDFSQALYTFDIGQNDLASGYFHNMSTDQVKAYVPDVLAQFKNVIKYVYNHGGRSFWVHNTGPVGCLPYIMDLHPVKPSLVDKAGCATPYNEVAKFFNSKLKEVVVQLRKELPLAAITYVDVYSVKYSLISQPKKHGFEEPLRACCGHGGKYNYNLHIGCGAKIKAHGKEILVGKPCKDPSVWVNWDGVHYTQAANKWVFDQIFDGSFSDPPIPLNMACHKHL from the exons ATGAACATGAACATGAACATGAACATGAACACTAAGAGCAGGTTGATCACCCTTTGGGTTGTGCTCTATTTTTGTTCCATCACAAACTCACTAGCTGCTTCAAAGCAGTGCCATTTCCCTGCCATCTTCAACTTTGGTGACTCCAATTCAGACACTGGAGGTCTCTCTGCTGCCTTTGGACAAGCTGGTCCTCCTCATGGAGAGTCCTACTTCCATCACCCTGCTGGCCGTTACTGTGATGGCCGTCTCATTGTTGATTTCTTAG CCAAGAAGCTGGGGCTGCCTTATTTGAGTGCATTTCTTGATTCAGTTGGGTCAAATTATAGCCATGGAGCCAACTTTGCAACTGCTGGATCCACCATTAGACCCCAGAACACAACCCTTCATCAGACTGGTGGTTTCAGCCCTTTCTCTTTGGATGTTCAATTCAATCAATTCAGTGATTTCCAGCGCAGAACACAAttttttcacaacaaag GTGGAGTATATAAAACATTGTTACCGAAAGCAGAAGATTTTTCTCAAGCATTATACACGTTTGATATTGGTCAAAATGACTTGGCATCCGGTTACTTCCACAACATGTCCACGGATCAAGTTAAAGCTTATGTTCCAGATGTTTTGGCTCAATTCAAGAATGTAATCAAG TAtgtatataatcatggaggaaGGTCATTTTGGGTTCACAACACGGGTCCCGTTGGTTGTTTACCATACATCATGGATCTTCACCCAGTAAAACCATCATTAGTGGACAAAGCAGGATGTGCAACCCCTTATAATGAAGTGGCCAAGTTCTTCAATAGTAAATTGAAAGAAGTTGTGGTTCAACTCAGAAAAGAACTTCCTTTGGCTGCCATCACTTATGTTGATGTTTACTCGGTGAAGTACTCTCTCATTAGTCAACCAAAGAAGCATG GTTTTGAGGAGCCATTAAGAGCATGTTGTGGGCATGGTGGGAAGTACAACTACAATTTACACATTGGATGTGGTGCTAAGATTAAGGCTCATGGCAAGGAGATTCTGGTTGGAAAGCCATGCAAGGATCCGTCTGTTTGGGTTAATTGGGATGGTGTGCATTACACTCAGGCTGCTAACAAATGGGTGTTTGATCAGATTTTTGATGGTTCATTTTCTGATCCACCTATTCCTTTGAACATGGCTTGTCATAAGCATCTTTAA